The genomic region ATCTTCCGAGGCTGGTGCTCGGAGATCGCCTCGATGGCTCCGTCGGAGAGCTCGGCGAGATAGACCGCCTTCTCGTAGGAGTGCAGGCCCCACGGCGCCGATTCGTCGAACATCTGCTGGAGGGCCACGTATGGCATCGGCGTAACCAGCTCGACGATGGGCGACATGGCCTGCTTGATCGGGGCGATCAGTCCGGCGTGGGCGGCCTCGTCGGTCAGGCCCACCACGACCAAGGCAAACGTCGGCGTGAAGTGGAGGTTCTCAGGCACGAACGGCGCCGGCGGGGCGCTCAGGCCGGCAAGGAAGACGCCACACTCGTCGGGCAGGGTCGGTATGAACTCACGGGCGAAACGGAACAGCTGGGGACCGTCGTCCGGGGAGAACAGGAACAGGCCCAGATGGACCAGGGGGCCTACCGGGTGCAGGGCGAATTCGAACTCGGTTACCACTCCGAAGTTGCCGCCCCCGCCCCGGATGGCCCAGAACAGGTCCTCGTTCTCGTTGGCGGAGACCCGGTGGATCTGGCCGTCCGGACTCACCACCTCGGCGCCGACGAGGTTGTCGGATGACAGCCCGGCCAGACGGGACAGCCACCCGAATCCACCTCCGAGGGTGAGCCCGGCCACGCCCGTATGGCTGATGAAGCCTCCGGGTACGGCCAGGCCGTGCTCCTGGGTGGCGGCGTCGAACTCACCCCACGTCGTGCCCCCGCCGCACCGAGCCCGGCGGGCCGACGGGTCGACAACGACGTTCTTGAGGGGGGTCAGGTCGATCATCAGACCGCCGTCGGTCAGCGAGAAACCGGCGTAGTTGTGCCCACCTCCCCGCACGGACACCTCCAGCCCTCGCTCCACGGCGAAAGTCAGGGCGGCGGCCACGTCGGCACTCGAGGAGCAACGGGCCACCACCGACGGACGCCGCCCGATGGCGCCGTTCCAGATGTTCACGGCGTCGTCGTAGGCACTGTCGCCCGGAACGGCGACGACTCCCTGCACCGATTCGCGAAGCGCGACAAACGAGTCCGCAGCTGTCTCCGTCATTAGGTCCGCCTCCCTAAAAGTGCCCTACCTGCCGGGGTCCTGCGTTGGTGAGGGTATCGACGGGTCCGCCGTAGTCAAGGGCGTCGATCGACCCGACAGTCCGCATTGGGACCATTCGACCGGAATGTGGGGCTCCGCTCCAGTCCGTGGGTCCACTCCATATGTCCCATCTCCCGCGCTTGCCACCGGCCCGAGCGACCCTGCGGCTGGAGCCGGTCGGGCCCCCACGTGCCCGGGATCGACGGCCCTTGGCAGATCCGTCACTGAGCAAACACCTCCAGGGCCGGCCGTTGCGCTTCCAGCCATGCCCGGTCTGCGAGGATTCGCTCTCCGCTGCCGGCCCGCCACATCTCGGCGAACCCGGCCACCCCGGCCTCACCCCAGGTCTTATGGCTGCGGTAGCCGTACTCGGAGTTCCTGATCATCGTGGGTAGCAGCAAGCGTCGTTCGGCTGCCGGAACGTCGTATGCGTCGCAGAGCAGTCGGAGACGGCCGACCCGGTCAACCGGCAGCTTCCAGCCGTCCGCCCTTGCCCGTTCATCGCTGATCAAGGGAACCCAGACCTTGGCAGCCGACCCGAGGTCGTCGAGGTGCGTCCCGGGCTGGGCGAACTCCCAGTCGATGAGTGCCACCGGAAGCCCCTGGCGGAAGATGACGTTCGGGGCCCACAGATCGCCGTGGCGGATGATCGGCCCTCCAGGCGACCCGAGCCAGCATCGCCACACCGCGCCGGGCGGCGGCACAAAGCTAGCCACGGCGTCGTGGTAGCGGCGCAGCAGGCGCCCGAGGCCCGCCAGCGCCGCATCGGCCTGCATCCAGGCCGGCCATGGCAGTCTCGGTGCCTCGCCCTCGACCCAGCTCAATACCTCCCGTCCCTGGTCGTCGAAACCGGCCACCCGTGGGGCTCCATCAAAGCCCACCGCCTCCAGGTGGCGGAGCAGGGCGTGCACGGCCGGC from Acidimicrobiales bacterium harbors:
- a CDS encoding phosphotransferase, with translation MSEIPLSDGEPSVAGSVLVDGRVHRWTGPWTPAVHALLRHLEAVGFDGAPRVAGFDDQGREVLSWVEGEAPRLPWPAWMQADAALAGLGRLLRRYHDAVASFVPPPGAVWRCWLGSPGGPIIRHGDLWAPNVIFRQGLPVALIDWEFAQPGTHLDDLGSAAKVWVPLISDERARADGWKLPVDRVGRLRLLCDAYDVPAAERRLLLPTMIRNSEYGYRSHKTWGEAGVAGFAEMWRAGSGERILADRAWLEAQRPALEVFAQ
- a CDS encoding FAD-binding oxidoreductase — encoded protein: MQGVVAVPGDSAYDDAVNIWNGAIGRRPSVVARCSSSADVAAALTFAVERGLEVSVRGGGHNYAGFSLTDGGLMIDLTPLKNVVVDPSARRARCGGGTTWGEFDAATQEHGLAVPGGFISHTGVAGLTLGGGFGWLSRLAGLSSDNLVGAEVVSPDGQIHRVSANENEDLFWAIRGGGGNFGVVTEFEFALHPVGPLVHLGLFLFSPDDGPQLFRFAREFIPTLPDECGVFLAGLSAPPAPFVPENLHFTPTFALVVVGLTDEAAHAGLIAPIKQAMSPIVELVTPMPYVALQQMFDESAPWGLHSYEKAVYLAELSDGAIEAISEHQPRKMSPLSFVPIFPLGGVYARASHADSAFGGNRATRWVVNISGTAVDPSQYEAERGWVRDYWAGLVSHAGNVGSYVNFMTEYEEERVRNAYGDKYERLRAIKAKYDPANVLHLNANILPA